From Triticum urartu cultivar G1812 chromosome 2, Tu2.1, whole genome shotgun sequence, a single genomic window includes:
- the LOC125540262 gene encoding phytosulfokine receptor 1-like, whose protein sequence is MGARCGLLGFLLLAAVLLRVRGAHSLNQTCDADDLEALRAFSDGLEGKGADAGLAGWGAGDGGSCCSWAGVSCDLGRVVGLDLSNRSLRGVISPSVASLGRLAALNLSRNSFRGQAPAGLGLLPGLRVLDLSANALSGAFPPSGGAAGGFPAIEVVNVSFNEFAGPHPAFPGAANLTVLDISGNRFSGGINATALCGAAQNLTVLRFSGNAFSGDVPAGLGRCEALSELSLDGNGLAGNLPRDLYTMPELQRLSLQDNNLSGDLNNLGNLSQLVQIDLSYNKFTGFIPDVFGKLKKLESLNLATNGFNGTLPGSLSSCPMLTVVSVRNNSLSGEITLNFSLLPRLNTFDAGSNRLSGNIPASLAQCAELKTLNLARNKLDGEIPESFKNLSSLLYLSLTGNGFTNLSSALQVLQGLPRLTSLVLTNNFHGGEMMPMDGIKGFKSMEVLVLANCALTGTIPPWLQTLESLSVLDISWNKLHGNIPPWLGSLNNLFYIDLSNNSFTGELPESFTRMKGLISSNGSSERASTEYIPLFIKKNSTGKGLQYNQASSFPASLSLSNNLLAGPILPGFGHLVKLHVLDLSWNNFSGRIPDELSDMSSLEKLKLAHNDLSGSIPSSLTKLNFLSDFDVSYNNLTGDIPTGGQFLTFANEGFLGNPALCLLRNASCSEKARVVEAAHRKKSKASLAALGVGTAVGVIFVLWITYVILARVVLSRMHERNPKAVANAEDSSSGSANSSLVLLFQNNKDLSIEDILKSTNHFDQAYIVGCGGFGLVYKSTLPDGRRVAIKRLSGDYSQIEREFQAEVETLSRAQHENLVLLQGYCKIGNDRLLIYSYMENGSLDYWLHERTDSGALLDWQKRLRIAQGSAKGLAYLHMSCEPHILHRDIKSSNILLDENFEAHLADFGLARLVCAYDTHVTTDVVGTLGYIPPEYAQSPIATYKGDIYSFGIVLLELLTGRRPVDMCRPKGSRDVVSWVLQMRKEDRETEVFHPNVHDKANEGELLRVLEIACLCVTAAPKSRPTSQQLVTWLDDIAENRSLIIQ, encoded by the coding sequence ATGGGGGCCCGCTGCGGCCTGCTCGGCTTCCTCCTGCTCGCCGCCGTCCTGCTTCGGGTCCGCGGCGCCCACTCCCTGAACCAGACGTGCGACGCCGATGACCTGGAGGCGCTCCGGGCCTTCTCCGACGGCCTGGAGGGGAAGGGCGCCGATGCCGGGCTGGCCGGGTGGGGGGCTGGTGACGGTGGGTCGTGCTGCTCATGGGCGGGCGTCTCCTGCGACCTCGGGAGGGTGGTTGGGCTGGATCTCTCCAACCGCAGCCTCCGCGGCGTCATCTCCCCCTCCGTCGCCTCCCTCGGCCGCCTCGCCGCGCTGAACCTCTCCCGGAACTCGTTCCGCGGCCAGGCGCCGGCGGGGCTCGGCCTGCTCCCCGGGCTGCGGGTGCTCGACCTCAGCGCCAACGCCCTCTCCGGCGCGTTCCCGCCGAGCGGCGGCGCCGCCGGCGGGTTCCCGGCGATTGAGGTGGTGAACGTCTCCTTCAATGAGTTCGCGGGGCCGCACCCTGCGTTCCCCGGCGCGGCGAACCTGACGGTCCTCGACATCTCCGGCAACCGCTTCTCCGGCGGCATCAACGCCACTGCGCTCTGCGGTGCCGCGCAGAACCTGACGGTCCTGCGGTTCTCGGGGAACGCATTCTCTGGCGATGTCCCAGCTGGCTTAGGCCGGTGCGAGGCGCTCTCCGAGCTCTCTCTCGACGGCAATGGCCTCGCGGGGAACCTCCCGCGTGACCTGTACACGATGCCTGAACTGCAGAGGCTAAGCTTACAGGACAACAACCTCTCCGGTGACCTCAACAACCTCGGTAACCTGTCGCAGCTTGTGCAGATTGACTTGTCATATAACAAATTCACTGGCTTCATCCCTGATGTGTTTGGGAAGTTGAAGAAGCTGGAGTCCTTAAACTTGGCAACCAATGGCTTCAATGGCACATTGCCCGGTTCGCTGTCAAGCTGTCCGATGCTGACAGTGGTCAGCGTAAGGAACAATTCGCTCTCCGGTGAGATCACACTCAACTTCAGCTTGCTGCCAAGGCTGAACACTTTCGATGCTGGGTCAAATAGGCTGAGTGGTAACATACCTGCTAGCCTTGCCCAGTGTGCCGAGCTGAAGACGCTGAACCTTGCAAGGAACAAGCTTGATGGGGAGATACCGGAGAGCTTCAAGAATTTGAGCTCACTGTTGTACCTGTCGCTGACAGGCAACGGCTTCACGAACCTATCATCGGCACTGCAGGTCTTGCAGGGCCTGCCCAGACTGACTAGCTTGGTGCTCACCAATAATTTTCATGGTGGTGAGATGATGCCAATGGATGGCATCAAAGGGTTCAAGAGCATGGAGGTGCTTGTCCTGGCAAACTGCGCGCTCACCGGCACAATTCCGCCTTGGCTGCAGACCTTGGAGAGCCTCAGTGTGCTGGACATTTCGTGGAACAAGCTGCATGGTAACATCCCCCCATGGTTAGGCAGCCTGAACAATCTCTTCTACATTGATCTGTCAAACAATTCGTTCACCGGGGAACTCCCCGAGAGCTTTACACGGATGAAGGGTCTGATTTCAAGTAATGGCTCGAGTGAGCGGGCATCGACAGAGTACATCCCATTATTTATCAAGAAGAATTCAACAGGAAAGGGTTTGCAGTACAACCAAGCCAGTAGCTTCCCGGCATCACTGTCCCTCTCCAACAACTTGCTTGCTGGGCCAATATTACCAGGCTTTGGTCATCTTGTGAAGCTTCATGTACTGGACCTCAGCTGGAACAACTTCTCGGGGCGAATTCCCGATGAGTTGTCAGACATGTCGAGCTTGGAAAAGTTGAAGTTGGCTCACAATGATCTCAGTGGGAGCATACCGTCATCTCTGACAAAGCTCAATTTCCTCTCCGACTTTGATGTGTCATACAATAATTTGACTGGGGATATCCCAACCGGGGGCCAGTTTTTGACATTCGCAAATGAAGGCTTTCTGGGCAATCCTGCGCTCTGCCTCCTTCGGAATGCCTCCTGCTCTGAGAAGGCTCGAGTTGTGGAAGCAGCGCACCGTAAGAAGAGCAAAGCCAGCCTTGCTGCACTTGGAGTAGGAACTGCAGTCGGGGTTATCTTTGTCTTGTGGATTACTTATGTGATTTTGGCAAGGGTTGTCCTTTCAAGAATGCACGAGCGCAATCCAAAGGCGGTTGCGAATGCTGAAGACTCCTCCTCAGGCTCTGCTAACTCAAGCTTGGTGCTGCTTTTCCAGAACAATAAAGATCTCAGCATTGAGGACATCTTGAAGTCCACGAACCACTTTGATCAAGCATACATAGTTGGATGTGGCGGTTTTGGCCTCGTCTACAAATCAACACTGCCAGATGGGCGCAGGGTCGCAATCAAGCGGCTTTCAGGTGACTACTCTCAGATTGAGAGGGAGTTCCAGGCCGAGGTGGAGACTCTTTCACGGGCCCAGCATGAGAACCTTGTGTTGCTGCAGGGGTACTGCAAGATCGGTAACGACAGGCTGCTCATCTACTCATACATGGAGAATGGCAGCTTGGATTACTGGCTTCACGAGAGGACGGATAGCGGCGCGCTGCTGGATTGGCAGAAGCGGCTGCGGATAGCTCAGGGTTCAGCAAAGGGGTTGGCATACCTGCACATGTCATGTGAGCCACACATACTGCACCGAGACATCAAGTCAAGCAACATCCTTCTGGATGAGAACTTTGAAGCCCATCTAGCCGACTTCGGACTGGCGAGGCTCGTCTGCGCATACGACACCCACGTCACCACCGATGTCGTTGGGACCCTGGGCTACATTCCTCCGGAGTACGCGCAGTCGCCCATCGCGACTTACAAGGGCGACATCTACAGCTTTGGCATCGTGCTGCTGGAGCTGCTCACCGGCCGGAGGCCTGTGGACATGTGCAGGCCCAAGGGGAGCAGGGACGTCGTGTCGTGGGTGCTTCAGATGAGGAAAGAGGACAGGGAGACTGAGGTTTTCCACCCGAATGTGCATGACAAGGCAAATGAAGGTGAGCTGCTGAGGGTGCTCGAGATTGCGTGCCTCTGCGTAACCGCTGCCCCCAAGTCAAGGCCGACATCGCAGCAGCTTGTCACCTGGCTCGACGACATTGCGGAAAACCGTAGCTTAATAATCCAGTGA